A genomic region of Oncorhynchus keta strain PuntledgeMale-10-30-2019 unplaced genomic scaffold, Oket_V2 Un_contig_28473_pilon_pilon, whole genome shotgun sequence contains the following coding sequences:
- the LOC127923121 gene encoding uncharacterized protein LOC127923121 isoform X10, with protein MGHQVSRLIQMGHQVSRLIQMGHQVSRLIQMGHQVSRLIQMGHQVSRLIQMGHQVSRLIQMGHQVSRLIQMGHQVSRLIQMGHQVSRLIQMGHQVSRLIQMGHQVSRCVQMGHQVSRLIQMGHQVSRLIQMGHQVSRCVQMGHQVSRLIQMGHQVSRCVHSHQLCVKVSRSVHSHQVSRSVHSHQVSRSVHSHQVSRSVNSHQVCVKVSRSVHSHQLCVKVSCVSRCAKVL; from the exons atgggtcaccaggtgtctagattaatccagatgggtcaccaggtgtctagattaatccagatgggtcaccag gtgtctagattaatccagatgggtcaccaggtgtctagattaatccagatgggtcaccaggtgtctagattaatccagatgggtcaccag gtgtctagattaatccagatgggtcaccaggtgtctagattaatccagatgggtcaccaggtgtctagattaatccagatgggtcaccag gtgtctagattaatccagatgggtcaccaggtgtctagattaatccagatgggtcaccaggtgtctagatgtgtccagatgggtcaccag gtgtctagattaatccagatgggtcaccaggtgtctagattaatccagatgggtcaccag gtgtctagatgtgtccagatgggtcaccag gtgtctagattaatccagatgggtcaccag gtgtctagatgtGTCCACTCTCACCAGCTGTGTGTAAAGGTGTCCAGAAGTGTCCACTCTCACCAGGTGTCCAGAAGTGTCCACTCTCACCAGGTGTCCAGAAGTGTCCACTCTCACCAGGTGTCCAGAAGTGTCAACTCTCACCAGGTGTGTGTAAAGGTGTCCAGAAGTGTCCACTCTCACCAGCTGTGTGTAAAGGTGTCCTGTGTATCCAGGTGTGCTAAGGTGTTGTGA
- the LOC127923121 gene encoding uncharacterized protein LOC127923121 isoform X11, whose protein sequence is MGHQVSRLIQMGHQVSRLIQMGHQVSRLIQMGHQVSRLIQMGHQVSRLIQMGHQVSRLIQMGHQVSRLIQMGHQVSRLIQMSHQVSRLIQMGHQVSRLIQMGHQVSRCVQMGHQVSRLIQMGHQVSRLIQMGHQVSRCVQMGHQVSRLIQMGHQVSRCVHSHQLCVKVSRSVHSHQVSRSVHSHQVSRSVHSHQVSRSVNSHQVCVKVSRSVHSHQLCVKVSCVSRCAKVL, encoded by the exons atgggtcaccaggtgtctagattaatccagatgggtcaccaggtgtctagattaatccagatgggtcaccag gtgtctagattaatccagatgggtcaccaggtgtctagattaatccagatgggtcaccaggtgtctagattaatccagatgggtcaccag gtgtctagattaatccagatgggtcaccaggtgtctagattaatccagatgggtcaccag gtgtctagattaatccagatgAGTCACCAG gtgtctagattaatccagatgggtcaccaggtgtctagattaatccagatgggtcaccaggtgtctagatgtgtccagatgggtcaccag gtgtctagattaatccagatgggtcaccaggtgtctagattaatccagatgggtcaccag gtgtctagatgtgtccagatgggtcaccag gtgtctagattaatccagatgggtcaccag gtgtctagatgtGTCCACTCTCACCAGCTGTGTGTAAAGGTGTCCAGAAGTGTCCACTCTCACCAGGTGTCCAGAAGTGTCCACTCTCACCAGGTGTCCAGAAGTGTCCACTCTCACCAGGTGTCCAGAAGTGTCAACTCTCACCAGGTGTGTGTAAAGGTGTCCAGAAGTGTCCACTCTCACCAGCTGTGTGTAAAGGTGTCCTGTGTATCCAGGTGTGCTAAGGTGTTGTGA
- the LOC127923121 gene encoding uncharacterized protein LOC127923121 isoform X12, whose protein sequence is MGHQVSRLIQMGHQVSRLIQMGHQVSRLIQMGHQVSRLIQMGHQVSRLIQMGHQVSRLIQMGHQVSRLIQMGHQVSRLIQMGHQVSRCVQMGHQVSRLIQMGHQVSRLIQMGHQVSRCVQMGHQVSRLIQMGHQVSRCVHSHQLCVKVSRSVHSHQVSRSVHSHQVSRSVHSHQVSRSVNSHQVCVKVSRSVHSHQLCVKVSCVSRCAKVL, encoded by the exons atgggtcaccaggtgtctagattaatccagatgggtcaccaggtgtctagattaatccagatgggtcaccaggtgtctagattaatccag atgggtcaccaggtgtctagattaatccagatgggtcaccaggtgtctagattaatccagatgggtcaccaggtgtctagattaatccagatgggtcaccag gtgtctagattaatccagatgggtcaccaggtgtctagattaatccagatgggtcaccaggtgtctagatgtgtccagatgggtcaccag gtgtctagattaatccagatgggtcaccaggtgtctagattaatccagatgggtcaccag gtgtctagatgtgtccagatgggtcaccag gtgtctagattaatccagatgggtcaccag gtgtctagatgtGTCCACTCTCACCAGCTGTGTGTAAAGGTGTCCAGAAGTGTCCACTCTCACCAGGTGTCCAGAAGTGTCCACTCTCACCAGGTGTCCAGAAGTGTCCACTCTCACCAGGTGTCCAGAAGTGTCAACTCTCACCAGGTGTGTGTAAAGGTGTCCAGAAGTGTCCACTCTCACCAGCTGTGTGTAAAGGTGTCCTGTGTATCCAGGTGTGCTAAGGTGTTGTGA
- the LOC127923121 gene encoding uncharacterized protein LOC127923121 isoform X17, translating into MGHQVSRLIQMGHQVSRLIQMGHQVSRCVQMGHQVSRLIQMGHQVSRLIQMGHQVSRCVQMGHQVSRLIQMGHQVSRCVHSHQLCVKVSRSVHSHQVSRSVHSHQVSRSVHSHQVSRSVNSHQVCVKVSRSVHSHQLCVKVSCVSRCAKVL; encoded by the exons atgggtcaccag gtgtctagattaatccagatgggtcaccaggtgtctagattaatccagatgggtcaccaggtgtctagatgtgtccagatgggtcaccag gtgtctagattaatccagatgggtcaccaggtgtctagattaatccagatgggtcaccag gtgtctagatgtgtccagatgggtcaccag gtgtctagattaatccagatgggtcaccag gtgtctagatgtGTCCACTCTCACCAGCTGTGTGTAAAGGTGTCCAGAAGTGTCCACTCTCACCAGGTGTCCAGAAGTGTCCACTCTCACCAGGTGTCCAGAAGTGTCCACTCTCACCAGGTGTCCAGAAGTGTCAACTCTCACCAGGTGTGTGTAAAGGTGTCCAGAAGTGTCCACTCTCACCAGCTGTGTGTAAAGGTGTCCTGTGTATCCAGGTGTGCTAAGGTGTTGTGA
- the LOC127923121 gene encoding uncharacterized protein LOC127923121 isoform X13, with protein MGHQVSRLIQMGHQVSRLIQMGHQVSRCVQMGHQVSRLIQMGHQVSRCVQMGHQVSRLIQMGHQVSRLIQMGHQVSRCVQMGHQVSRLIQMGHQVSRLIQMGHQVSRCVQMGHQVSRLIQMGHQVSRCVHSHQLCVKVSRSVHSHQVSRSVHSHQVSRSVHSHQVSRSVNSHQVCVKVSRSVHSHQLCVKVSCVSRCAKVL; from the exons atgggtcaccaggtgtctagattaatccagatgggtcaccaggtgtctagattaatccagatgggtcaccag gtgtctagatgtgtccagatgggtcaccaggtgtctagattaatccagatgggtcaccag gtgtctagatgtgtccagatgggtcaccaggtgtctagattaatccagatgggtcaccaggtgtctagattaatccagatgggtcaccaggtgtctagatgtgtccagatgggtcaccag gtgtctagattaatccagatgggtcaccaggtgtctagattaatccagatgggtcaccag gtgtctagatgtgtccagatgggtcaccag gtgtctagattaatccagatgggtcaccag gtgtctagatgtGTCCACTCTCACCAGCTGTGTGTAAAGGTGTCCAGAAGTGTCCACTCTCACCAGGTGTCCAGAAGTGTCCACTCTCACCAGGTGTCCAGAAGTGTCCACTCTCACCAGGTGTCCAGAAGTGTCAACTCTCACCAGGTGTGTGTAAAGGTGTCCAGAAGTGTCCACTCTCACCAGCTGTGTGTAAAGGTGTCCTGTGTATCCAGGTGTGCTAAGGTGTTGTGA
- the LOC127923121 gene encoding uncharacterized protein LOC127923121 isoform X7 has translation MGHQVSRLIQMGHQVSRWVTRCLDVSKCHQVSRLIQMGHQVSRLIQMSHQVSRLIQMCHQVSRCVQMGHQVSRLIQMGHQVSRCVQMGHQVSRLIQMGHQVSRLIQMGHQVSRCVQMGHQVSRLIQMGHQVSRLIQMGHQVSRCVQMGHQVSRLIQMGHQVSRCVHSHQLCVKVSRSVHSHQVSRSVHSHQVSRSVHSHQVSRSVNSHQVCVKVSRSVHSHQLCVKVSCVSRCAKVL, from the exons atgggtcaccag gtgtctagattaatccagatgggtcaccaggtgtctagatgggtcaccaggtgtctagatgtGTCCAAgtgtcaccaggtgtctagattaatccagatgggtcaccaggtgtctagattaatccagatgagtcaccaggtgtctagattaatccagatgtgtcaccaggtgtctagatgtgtccagatgggtcaccaggtgtctagattaatccagatgggtcaccag gtgtctagatgtgtccagatgggtcaccaggtgtctagattaatccagatgggtcaccaggtgtctagattaatccagatgggtcaccaggtgtctagatgtgtccagatgggtcaccag gtgtctagattaatccagatgggtcaccaggtgtctagattaatccagatgggtcaccag gtgtctagatgtgtccagatgggtcaccag gtgtctagattaatccagatgggtcaccag gtgtctagatgtGTCCACTCTCACCAGCTGTGTGTAAAGGTGTCCAGAAGTGTCCACTCTCACCAGGTGTCCAGAAGTGTCCACTCTCACCAGGTGTCCAGAAGTGTCCACTCTCACCAGGTGTCCAGAAGTGTCAACTCTCACCAGGTGTGTGTAAAGGTGTCCAGAAGTGTCCACTCTCACCAGCTGTGTGTAAAGGTGTCCTGTGTATCCAGGTGTGCTAAGGTGTTGTGA
- the LOC127923121 gene encoding uncharacterized protein LOC127923121 isoform X1 has product MGHQVSRLIQMGHQVSRLIQMGHQVSRCVQMGHQVSRLIQMGHQVSRLIQMSHQVSRCVQKSHQVSRLIQMGHQVSRWVTRCLDVSKCHQVSRLIQMGHQVSRLIQMSHQVSRLIQMCHQVSRCVQMGHQVSRLIQMGHQVSRCVQMGHQVSRLIQMGHQVSRLIQMGHQVSRCVQMGHQVSRLIQMGHQVSRLIQMGHQVSRCVQMGHQVSRLIQMGHQVSRCVHSHQLCVKVSRSVHSHQVSRSVHSHQVSRSVHSHQVSRSVNSHQVCVKVSRSVHSHQLCVKVSCVSRCAKVL; this is encoded by the exons atgggtcaccaggtgtctagattaatccagatgggtcaccag gtgtctagattaatccagatgggtcaccaggtgtctagatgtgtccagatgggtcaccag gtgtctagattaatccagatgggtcaccaggtgtctagattaatccagatgagtcaccaggtgtctagatgtGTCCAGAAgagtcaccaggtgtctagattaatccagatgggtcaccaggtgtctagatgggtcaccaggtgtctagatgtGTCCAAgtgtcaccaggtgtctagattaatccagatgggtcaccaggtgtctagattaatccagatgagtcaccaggtgtctagattaatccagatgtgtcaccaggtgtctagatgtgtccagatgggtcaccaggtgtctagattaatccagatgggtcaccag gtgtctagatgtgtccagatgggtcaccaggtgtctagattaatccagatgggtcaccaggtgtctagattaatccagatgggtcaccaggtgtctagatgtgtccagatgggtcaccag gtgtctagattaatccagatgggtcaccaggtgtctagattaatccagatgggtcaccag gtgtctagatgtgtccagatgggtcaccag gtgtctagattaatccagatgggtcaccag gtgtctagatgtGTCCACTCTCACCAGCTGTGTGTAAAGGTGTCCAGAAGTGTCCACTCTCACCAGGTGTCCAGAAGTGTCCACTCTCACCAGGTGTCCAGAAGTGTCCACTCTCACCAGGTGTCCAGAAGTGTCAACTCTCACCAGGTGTGTGTAAAGGTGTCCAGAAGTGTCCACTCTCACCAGCTGTGTGTAAAGGTGTCCTGTGTATCCAGGTGTGCTAAGGTGTTGTGA
- the LOC127923121 gene encoding uncharacterized protein LOC127923121 isoform X5, with protein sequence MGHQVSRLIQMGHQVSRLIQMGHQVSRCVQMGHQVSRLIQMGHQVSRLIQMSHQVSRLIQMCHQVSRCVQMGHQVSRLIQMGHQVSRCVQMGHQVSRLIQMGHQVSRLIQMGHQVSRCVQMGHQVSRLIQMGHQVSRLIQMGHQVSRCVQMGHQVSRLIQMGHQVSRCVHSHQLCVKVSRSVHSHQVSRSVHSHQVSRSVHSHQVSRSVNSHQVCVKVSRSVHSHQLCVKVSCVSRCAKVL encoded by the exons atgggtcaccaggtgtctagattaatccagatgggtcaccag gtgtctagattaatccagatgggtcaccaggtgtctagatgtgtccagatgggtcaccag gtgtctagattaatccagatgggtcaccaggtgtctagattaatccagatgagtcaccaggtgtctagattaatccagatgtgtcaccaggtgtctagatgtgtccagatgggtcaccaggtgtctagattaatccagatgggtcaccag gtgtctagatgtgtccagatgggtcaccaggtgtctagattaatccagatgggtcaccaggtgtctagattaatccagatgggtcaccaggtgtctagatgtgtccagatgggtcaccag gtgtctagattaatccagatgggtcaccaggtgtctagattaatccagatgggtcaccag gtgtctagatgtgtccagatgggtcaccag gtgtctagattaatccagatgggtcaccag gtgtctagatgtGTCCACTCTCACCAGCTGTGTGTAAAGGTGTCCAGAAGTGTCCACTCTCACCAGGTGTCCAGAAGTGTCCACTCTCACCAGGTGTCCAGAAGTGTCCACTCTCACCAGGTGTCCAGAAGTGTCAACTCTCACCAGGTGTGTGTAAAGGTGTCCAGAAGTGTCCACTCTCACCAGCTGTGTGTAAAGGTGTCCTGTGTATCCAGGTGTGCTAAGGTGTTGTGA
- the LOC127923121 gene encoding uncharacterized protein LOC127923121 isoform X9 — MGHQVSRLIQMGHQVSRLIQMGHQVSRCVQMGHQVSRLIQMGHQVSRLIQMCHQVSRCVQMGHQVSRLIQMGHQVSRCVQMGHQVSRLIQMGHQVSRLIQMGHQVSRCVQMGHQVSRLIQMGHQVSRLIQMGHQVSRCVQMGHQVSRLIQMGHQVSRCVHSHQLCVKVSRSVHSHQVSRSVHSHQVSRSVHSHQVSRSVNSHQVCVKVSRSVHSHQLCVKVSCVSRCAKVL; from the exons atgggtcaccaggtgtctagattaatccagatgggtcaccag gtgtctagattaatccagatgggtcaccaggtgtctagatgtgtccagatgggtcaccag gtgtctagattaatccagatgggtcaccag gtgtctagattaatccagatgtgtcaccaggtgtctagatgtgtccagatgggtcaccaggtgtctagattaatccagatgggtcaccag gtgtctagatgtgtccagatgggtcaccaggtgtctagattaatccagatgggtcaccaggtgtctagattaatccagatgggtcaccaggtgtctagatgtgtccagatgggtcaccag gtgtctagattaatccagatgggtcaccaggtgtctagattaatccagatgggtcaccag gtgtctagatgtgtccagatgggtcaccag gtgtctagattaatccagatgggtcaccag gtgtctagatgtGTCCACTCTCACCAGCTGTGTGTAAAGGTGTCCAGAAGTGTCCACTCTCACCAGGTGTCCAGAAGTGTCCACTCTCACCAGGTGTCCAGAAGTGTCCACTCTCACCAGGTGTCCAGAAGTGTCAACTCTCACCAGGTGTGTGTAAAGGTGTCCAGAAGTGTCCACTCTCACCAGCTGTGTGTAAAGGTGTCCTGTGTATCCAGGTGTGCTAAGGTGTTGTGA
- the LOC127923121 gene encoding uncharacterized protein LOC127923121 isoform X2: MGHQVSRLIQMGHQVSRCVQMGHQVSRLIQMGHQVSRLIQMSHQVSRCVQKSHQVSRLIQMGHQVSRWVTRCLDVSKCHQVSRLIQMGHQVSRLIQMSHQVSRLIQMCHQVSRCVQMGHQVSRLIQMGHQVSRCVQMGHQVSRLIQMGHQVSRLIQMGHQVSRCVQMGHQVSRLIQMGHQVSRLIQMGHQVSRCVQMGHQVSRLIQMGHQVSRCVHSHQLCVKVSRSVHSHQVSRSVHSHQVSRSVHSHQVSRSVNSHQVCVKVSRSVHSHQLCVKVSCVSRCAKVL, from the exons atgggtcaccaggtgtctagattaatccagatgggtcaccaggtgtctagatgtgtccagatgggtcaccag gtgtctagattaatccagatgggtcaccaggtgtctagattaatccagatgagtcaccaggtgtctagatgtGTCCAGAAgagtcaccaggtgtctagattaatccagatgggtcaccaggtgtctagatgggtcaccaggtgtctagatgtGTCCAAgtgtcaccaggtgtctagattaatccagatgggtcaccaggtgtctagattaatccagatgagtcaccaggtgtctagattaatccagatgtgtcaccaggtgtctagatgtgtccagatgggtcaccaggtgtctagattaatccagatgggtcaccag gtgtctagatgtgtccagatgggtcaccaggtgtctagattaatccagatgggtcaccaggtgtctagattaatccagatgggtcaccaggtgtctagatgtgtccagatgggtcaccag gtgtctagattaatccagatgggtcaccaggtgtctagattaatccagatgggtcaccag gtgtctagatgtgtccagatgggtcaccag gtgtctagattaatccagatgggtcaccag gtgtctagatgtGTCCACTCTCACCAGCTGTGTGTAAAGGTGTCCAGAAGTGTCCACTCTCACCAGGTGTCCAGAAGTGTCCACTCTCACCAGGTGTCCAGAAGTGTCCACTCTCACCAGGTGTCCAGAAGTGTCAACTCTCACCAGGTGTGTGTAAAGGTGTCCAGAAGTGTCCACTCTCACCAGCTGTGTGTAAAGGTGTCCTGTGTATCCAGGTGTGCTAAGGTGTTGTGA
- the LOC127923121 gene encoding uncharacterized protein LOC127923121 isoform X8 encodes MGHQVSRLIQMGHQVSRCVQMGHQVSRLIQMGHQVSRLIQMSHQVSRLIQMCHQVSRCVQMGHQVSRLIQMGHQVSRCVQMGHQVSRLIQMGHQVSRLIQMGHQVSRCVQMGHQVSRLIQMGHQVSRLIQMGHQVSRCVQMGHQVSRLIQMGHQVSRCVHSHQLCVKVSRSVHSHQVSRSVHSHQVSRSVHSHQVSRSVNSHQVCVKVSRSVHSHQLCVKVSCVSRCAKVL; translated from the exons atgggtcaccaggtgtctagattaatccagatgggtcaccaggtgtctagatgtgtccagatgggtcaccag gtgtctagattaatccagatgggtcaccaggtgtctagattaatccagatgagtcaccaggtgtctagattaatccagatgtgtcaccaggtgtctagatgtgtccagatgggtcaccaggtgtctagattaatccagatgggtcaccag gtgtctagatgtgtccagatgggtcaccaggtgtctagattaatccagatgggtcaccaggtgtctagattaatccagatgggtcaccaggtgtctagatgtgtccagatgggtcaccag gtgtctagattaatccagatgggtcaccaggtgtctagattaatccagatgggtcaccag gtgtctagatgtgtccagatgggtcaccag gtgtctagattaatccagatgggtcaccag gtgtctagatgtGTCCACTCTCACCAGCTGTGTGTAAAGGTGTCCAGAAGTGTCCACTCTCACCAGGTGTCCAGAAGTGTCCACTCTCACCAGGTGTCCAGAAGTGTCCACTCTCACCAGGTGTCCAGAAGTGTCAACTCTCACCAGGTGTGTGTAAAGGTGTCCAGAAGTGTCCACTCTCACCAGCTGTGTGTAAAGGTGTCCTGTGTATCCAGGTGTGCTAAGGTGTTGTGA
- the LOC127923121 gene encoding uncharacterized protein LOC127923121 isoform X3, whose translation MGHQVSRLIQMGHQVSRLIQMSHQVSRCVQKSHQVSRLIQMGHQVSRWVTRCLDVSKCHQVSRLIQMGHQVSRLIQMSHQVSRLIQMCHQVSRCVQMGHQVSRLIQMGHQVSRCVQMGHQVSRLIQMGHQVSRLIQMGHQVSRCVQMGHQVSRLIQMGHQVSRLIQMGHQVSRCVQMGHQVSRLIQMGHQVSRCVHSHQLCVKVSRSVHSHQVSRSVHSHQVSRSVHSHQVSRSVNSHQVCVKVSRSVHSHQLCVKVSCVSRCAKVL comes from the exons atgggtcaccag gtgtctagattaatccagatgggtcaccaggtgtctagattaatccagatgagtcaccaggtgtctagatgtGTCCAGAAgagtcaccaggtgtctagattaatccagatgggtcaccaggtgtctagatgggtcaccaggtgtctagatgtGTCCAAgtgtcaccaggtgtctagattaatccagatgggtcaccaggtgtctagattaatccagatgagtcaccaggtgtctagattaatccagatgtgtcaccaggtgtctagatgtgtccagatgggtcaccaggtgtctagattaatccagatgggtcaccag gtgtctagatgtgtccagatgggtcaccaggtgtctagattaatccagatgggtcaccaggtgtctagattaatccagatgggtcaccaggtgtctagatgtgtccagatgggtcaccag gtgtctagattaatccagatgggtcaccaggtgtctagattaatccagatgggtcaccag gtgtctagatgtgtccagatgggtcaccag gtgtctagattaatccagatgggtcaccag gtgtctagatgtGTCCACTCTCACCAGCTGTGTGTAAAGGTGTCCAGAAGTGTCCACTCTCACCAGGTGTCCAGAAGTGTCCACTCTCACCAGGTGTCCAGAAGTGTCCACTCTCACCAGGTGTCCAGAAGTGTCAACTCTCACCAGGTGTGTGTAAAGGTGTCCAGAAGTGTCCACTCTCACCAGCTGTGTGTAAAGGTGTCCTGTGTATCCAGGTGTGCTAAGGTGTTGTGA
- the LOC127923121 gene encoding uncharacterized protein LOC127923121 isoform X4, which translates to MGHQVSRLIQMSHQVSRCVQKSHQVSRLIQMGHQVSRWVTRCLDVSKCHQVSRLIQMGHQVSRLIQMSHQVSRLIQMCHQVSRCVQMGHQVSRLIQMGHQVSRCVQMGHQVSRLIQMGHQVSRLIQMGHQVSRCVQMGHQVSRLIQMGHQVSRLIQMGHQVSRCVQMGHQVSRLIQMGHQVSRCVHSHQLCVKVSRSVHSHQVSRSVHSHQVSRSVHSHQVSRSVNSHQVCVKVSRSVHSHQLCVKVSCVSRCAKVL; encoded by the exons atgggtcaccaggtgtctagattaatccagatgagtcaccaggtgtctagatgtGTCCAGAAgagtcaccaggtgtctagattaatccagatgggtcaccaggtgtctagatgggtcaccaggtgtctagatgtGTCCAAgtgtcaccaggtgtctagattaatccagatgggtcaccaggtgtctagattaatccagatgagtcaccaggtgtctagattaatccagatgtgtcaccaggtgtctagatgtgtccagatgggtcaccaggtgtctagattaatccagatgggtcaccag gtgtctagatgtgtccagatgggtcaccaggtgtctagattaatccagatgggtcaccaggtgtctagattaatccagatgggtcaccaggtgtctagatgtgtccagatgggtcaccag gtgtctagattaatccagatgggtcaccaggtgtctagattaatccagatgggtcaccag gtgtctagatgtgtccagatgggtcaccag gtgtctagattaatccagatgggtcaccag gtgtctagatgtGTCCACTCTCACCAGCTGTGTGTAAAGGTGTCCAGAAGTGTCCACTCTCACCAGGTGTCCAGAAGTGTCCACTCTCACCAGGTGTCCAGAAGTGTCCACTCTCACCAGGTGTCCAGAAGTGTCAACTCTCACCAGGTGTGTGTAAAGGTGTCCAGAAGTGTCCACTCTCACCAGCTGTGTGTAAAGGTGTCCTGTGTATCCAGGTGTGCTAAGGTGTTGTGA
- the LOC127923121 gene encoding uncharacterized protein LOC127923121 isoform X15, with the protein MGHQVSRLIQMGHQVSRCVQMGHQVSRLIQMGHQVSRLIQMGHQVSRCVQMGHQVSRLIQMGHQVSRLIQMGHQVSRCVQMGHQVSRLIQMGHQVSRCVHSHQLCVKVSRSVHSHQVSRSVHSHQVSRSVHSHQVSRSVNSHQVCVKVSRSVHSHQLCVKVSCVSRCAKVL; encoded by the exons atgggtcaccag gtgtctagattaatccagatgggtcaccag gtgtctagatgtgtccagatgggtcaccaggtgtctagattaatccagatgggtcaccaggtgtctagattaatccagatgggtcaccaggtgtctagatgtgtccagatgggtcaccag gtgtctagattaatccagatgggtcaccaggtgtctagattaatccagatgggtcaccag gtgtctagatgtgtccagatgggtcaccag gtgtctagattaatccagatgggtcaccag gtgtctagatgtGTCCACTCTCACCAGCTGTGTGTAAAGGTGTCCAGAAGTGTCCACTCTCACCAGGTGTCCAGAAGTGTCCACTCTCACCAGGTGTCCAGAAGTGTCCACTCTCACCAGGTGTCCAGAAGTGTCAACTCTCACCAGGTGTGTGTAAAGGTGTCCAGAAGTGTCCACTCTCACCAGCTGTGTGTAAAGGTGTCCTGTGTATCCAGGTGTGCTAAGGTGTTGTGA